One Deltaproteobacteria bacterium genomic window, CATTCCGCTCGAACGCGCTGCCGATGGCGGATGCGATCTCCGGTCCCGAGAGCGCGCGCAGCATGTGGAGCTCGGCTCGCCGTACCGAGTCGGTTCCGAGCACGGCGCCGGCGTCGGGCGCCGGCCGCTCGAGATAGAGCCCGATGACGTACACCTTGAAGAAGAAGCGGGTCCGGAGGCCTGCCCCGTTCAGGATGAGCGTCCTCCCGGCCGCGCTGGTGGTCTCGGGGAGCGTGACGCCCGCGATCTCGCGCGCCGTCGCCGGCCTCGTGCCGGCCAGAAGGAGAGGCACTGCGAGCAGCCCTGCGAGGAAGGTCCTCATGGTTGGCTCCGGTTGACCGCGGTTTGGAGGCGTATTACCGCTCTTTCGGCGGGAGGGCCATCCTCCCGCCGCGGAGAAGCCGAATGGCCGAACACTTCGACAGCCTCGTAGACCTCGGGGAGAAGAGCTGCGCCAAGCATGCCGCCCGAGATCTCTTCGGGACCAAGACGGGCAGCGACTGGACCTGGACGACGTACGCCCAGTTCAAGGGCCAGGTGGACGCCTGCCGCGCCGGACTCGCGCACCTCGGCGTCGGGCGCGGCGACAAGGTGGCGATCGTCTCGGACAACCGGACCGAGTGGGCGGTCGCCTGCTACGCGACCTACGGCCGCGCGGCGGCCTTCGTTCCGATGTACGAGGCGCAGAAGGCCGACGAATGGGCGTTCATCCTCGAGGACTCGGCGTGCAAGGTGGTGCTCGGCGCCAAGAAAGCGACCTACGAGAAGCTGGTCGCGCTGCAGAAGGACTTGCCGGCGCTCACCCGCGTGATCGGTATCGACCTCCCGACCGACCATCCGGCCAGCTTCCAGACGCTGCTCGCGGCGGGCGCCGGCACGCCGGTGCCCGCCGAGCGGCCGACGCCGGCGGATACCGCAGGCCTCATCTACACGTCGGGGACCACCGGCAAACCGAAAGGCGTAATCCTCTCCCACGGCAACATCTGCTCCAACATCAACGCCATTCACGACGTCTTCGTCTTCACGACCGACGACCGTTCGCTCTCGTTCCTGCCGTGGGCACACTCCTTCGGCCAGACGTGCGAGCTACACGGCCTGCTCAGCATGGGATGCTCCATCGCCATCAACGACGAGATCCCGAACCTGATCGCGAATCTCGCGCTCGTGAAGCCGACGATCCTCTTCGCCGTTCCGCGCATCTTCAATCGCATCTACGCCGGCGTGAACGAGCAGATCGCCGAGCGTCCCGCAGTCATCCAGGCGCTCTTTCGCCGTGGCATCGCCGCCGCGACGCGCCAGCGCCGCGGCGAGTCGCTCGGCCTCGCCGATCGGCTCGTGCTGCTTCTTGCGGACCGGCTCATCTTCTCGTCCATCCGGGCCCGCTTCGGTGGCCGCCTCAAGTACGCCGTGAGCGGCAGCGCCGCGCTGAATCCCGACGTCGCGAATTTCATCGATGCGCTCGGCATCGAGGTGTACGAGGGCTACGGCCTCACCGAGACGAGCCCGATCGCGACCGCCAACTATCCCGGGCATCGCAAGATCGGCAGCGTCGGCAAGCCGATTCCGGGCGTGCGCATCGTCATCGACAGGGTCGTCACCGGCGACGACCAGCACGGTGAGATCGTCATCTATGGCCCGAACGTGATGCAGGGCTACCACAACCGACCTGACGAGAACGCGGCGGTGCTCATGCCGGACGGCGGATTTCGCTCGGGCGACATGGGGTATCTCGCGCCCGACGGCTACCTCTACATCACGGGAAGGATCAAGGAGCAGTATAAGCTCGAGACCGGCAAGTACGTCGTGCCCTCGCCGCTCGAGGAGGAGCTGAAGCTCTCACCCTACATCGCCAACGTGATGCTGCACGGCGCCAACAAGCCCTTCAACGTGGCGCTGATCGTGCCGGACGCGGAAGCGGTCGGCCGCTGGGTACGGGAGAATGGGGTGGGTACCGGCGAGGTGACCAACAACGAGCGGGTCCGGGAACTGATAGCCGATGAGATCAAGAAGCACAGCGGGTCGTTCAAGAGCTACGAGCGCCCGGAGAAGTTCGTGCTGGTGAGCGAGGACTTCACGGTCGACAACGGCATGCTGACGCCGACCCTCAAGGTGAAACGCCGCAGCGTGCTCGCCCGCTACCAGAAGCAGCTCGAGGCGCTCTACTAGCGGGTGCTCCGGGCGCCGCCTACCGCCGCCCCTTTCGCCCGCGAGCGCCGCGCGCCACCCGACGCGGCGCCGGCGCATCCAGCTCGGGATACCTCCGGAAGATGCCCTGCTGGTTGAACGGCAGCCGCCGCTCCGATGTCAGGTACGTGGCGATCCGCGGCCGCTGGGCGACGCGATCGCGCAGCGCGACCAACCGGGGGATCTTCGGCTCGATCCGCGCCATCGCATTCGGGAAGGCGTAGCGCAGCCCCTCGATCACCTGGAACGCGGACAGGTCGACATACGTGAGATCGCGCCCGACCAGCCACCGTCCCTCGCTCTTCTCGTTGCGCGCGAGCAGGTCCTCGAGCCAGCCGAGGTATTTCGGCATCCGCTCCTGGACGAAGTCCTGCGCACGCCGCTTCGCCTCCCTCTTCTGGTCCTCGTAGTACAGGCCCCCGGCGATCGGATGGTGGGTGTCGTGGATCTCGCCGACGAAGTCGGCGATCGTGAGCTGGATCTGGCTCGCCTCGGCGCGGAGCGCCTCGGCGTCGGGCACGAGCCCGAACTTTGGTGCGAGATGGGCGAGGATGTTGGCGGTCTGCGACACGACCGCATCACCCCCCTTCACGAACGGCGGCGCGAACGGCAGCGCGCCCGGCTCCTCGCCCTCGAGGAATCGCATCATCGCCGCCACTCCCCCCTTCGCTCGCGCGACGTCGACGTAGTCGGCGCCCGCCTCCTCGAGCAAGAGGCGCACGAACTCGCCGCGCCCCTGGATCGTCGGCCAGTAGTAGAGCTCGACTCGCATCGGGGACTTCTTCATCGTCGCCTCACCCGACCTCGGCTCATCCGCACGCCGGTCGCCGTACCATGTCACGACGTCCCGCGATCCGAAACACGGGCGCGCTCCGGCAACGCCCCGATTGCCTCTCCCCCGCCGATCGGCACAATGCTGATTCGGTGCGCCCGGTCGCGATCCTCGCCGCCCTCCTGATCGCCTGGAGCGGCCTCCCGGCCCACGCCGGCGCCCCGCGCGACGGCGACGTCTTCACGAACACGGCCGGCTCCCGACCATGGCCGGGTCCCGACATCACCCTGCCCTTCTTCGCGCGCAAGGCATGGACGTCGCTCGTCGGGCGGGACGGCGCCGCGCCGCGGGTGCCCTACGATCGCGCCGCCATGCTCGAGAACCCGAGCCTCACGTGGATCGGCCACTCGACGCTGCTCGTCCGCATGGACGGTGTGACATTCATGACCGACCCGATCTTCTCCGAGCGCGCGAGCCCGGTGTCGTTCGCCGGGCCGAAGCGGCTCGTCCCGCCAGGTGTCCCGCTCGACGAGCTGCCGCCGATCGACTTCGTGACGCTGTCGCACGACCACTACGACCACACCGACCTGGCGTCCATCGAGGCGCTCGCCAGGCGGGGCACGCGCTTCGTCGCCGGCCTGCGGATGGGCGACCTCGTCCGCGACGTCGGCGGCGAGGTGGTCGAGCTCGACTGGGGGGAGAGCGTGCAGATGGGCGCCGTCCGGGTGCACTGCGTGCCCGCGCAGCACTTCTCGGGACGCTCCATCGTCGGGCACGGACGGCGCCTGTGGGCGGGATGGGTCATCGAGGGGCCCACGCGCCGCTTCTACCACGCCGGCGACAGCGGCTACTTCGACGGCTTCCGTGCCCTGCGCGAGCGGTTCGGGCGGATCGACGTCGCGGCGCTCCCGATCGGCGCCTACGAGCCGGCCGAGATCATGCGCTTCGTGCACCTCGATCCCGATGAGGCGGTGCGCGCCGCGCTCGACCTCGAGGCGCGGCACACGGTCGCCATGCACTGGGGGACGTTCGACCTGACCGACGAGCCGCCGGACGAGCCGCCGCGCCGGTTCCGCGCCGCGGCGGAGGCCGCGAACCTCGGCCCCGACCGGGCGTGGGTGCTCGCCGTCGGAGAGACGCGGCGATGGTGAGCGGGACGCCAGCGCGCGTGAATCGCCAGCCCCGGGCGCCCGTCTGAACGCGCGGATGGGCCGGTCGCCTCTCGCTCTTGCGGCGGTCCTGCTCGGCGCCGGGTTCGCAGCGGCCGCGTCGGGCGCCTCGGGCTTCGCGTTCAACCCCGTCTCCGTGCAGCTCGGGGTGCGGCTCATCGAAACGACCGCGCAGCTTCGCGAGGCCCTCGGCGTCGAGGCTGACCGCGGCGCGCTCGTCCTCGAGGTCGACCCCGAGGGTCCCGCGCGCAAGGCAGGTCTCCGGGCGGGGGATGTGTTGACGCGCGTCGCCGGGAAACCGGTGGGGGACGCGGCAGACGTCCTCGATGCCGTCGACGACCACGTGCCAGGCGACAAGGTCCCCGTCGACTACGTGCGCCACGGCAAGGTCGAGAGTACCCGGGTGGCGCTCGCGCCGGCCCGCGGCTCGCGCATGCGCCTCGGCCGCTGGTCCTTCCAGGTCCCCGGCTTCGAGTTGCCCCCGGACGTGGAGCGGGAGCTCCGCCGCTTCCGGGAGCGCGTCGAGCGCCAGCTGAAGGATCTCGACGAGCGGCTGCGCCGCCTGGAGAGCGACGAGCGTCCCGACCGAACGGGATACTAGCCTCCCGGTCGCCGGCTCACCCCACGCCCGGCGTGTTCGCCGCCGACCCGAACCTCGCCAGCCGTAGCTCGGCCCGCACGTCCCCGCTCGCCGCATGGAGCATCGGATCGAGCGGAATCCCCGTCGCGTCCGCGATCCGGTCGACGACGTTGAAGGCGGCGATGAGCGCGCAGGCATCGACGAACGCGTCCGGCGAGAGCGCCGCGCAGAGCGCCTCACGCTCGCGGGCGAGCAGCGTGTCGGCGTCCCCCATCACGGCATCCGTGAAGGCGAGGAGCCGTGCCCCGTGCGGGACGCCGGCGTCGCCCGCCACCGCCTCGGTCACCGCCGCCAGCTCGACCGCCTGACCCGTCATCTGACCGCTCGCACGGAGCAGTGTCGCGTGCGCCGCCGTTCAGTAGAAGCACTGGTTCAGCGCCGACACGCGCGCGGCGACGAGCTCCATCTGCGGCCGCCCGAGCGCCCGATGGAAGGTCGGGTCGGGAATCTGCGCCAGGGGCACGTAGTGCGCGTCGGTCGAGCGTCGAAGCACGCGCACCTCGTCGGGGACGAGGCTGAGCGCGCGCACGATGTTCGGCACGAAGTCGCTGCCGCCGTACAGGTCCGCCTCGGGGCCGGTGGCGTCCCCGGGGTCGATCATCGGTACCCAGGCCCCGCCCGCCTTCGCCCCCGCCGGACGGTGACGCGAGGGCGCGCCCGGCAGCGGAGCCGGGAGCGGCAGCCGCTCGACCCCGAGCGCGCGGGCGAAGTAGTCGAGGCCCGCCATGAGACTCGTCACGCTCACGAGCTCCACGTACCTCGTGACCTCCAGCCCGCCGGAGATCACCCCGTCGAACCAGCTCCGCGAGAGCCGCGCCGGGTCGCTCCGAATGCGGTGGACCGCGTCGACGACGTTCTCGGGGAGGACGTGCGCGCCATCGTGCCGTCCTTGGACGGCGCCGGGCGAGAGGCTCTGCCGGCGCTCGCGGCAGAGCGCGCAGTGGGCTGTCCCGCGCGCCTCCGCCGCGATCGCCACTCGCTCCGGTCCGCTCCACCAGGTGCCCGGGGAGCCGATGTGGCTCAGGATGAAGCGGTGCGCTTGCCGGAGGTCTTCGCGGACCGGCGTCCGGGCGCCCTTGTAGTCGACCGCGTCCGTGCGCGTCCCTCCCTGGTGCCGGGGGCAGCCATATACCGGACGCGCGCGGCTGGGAAGCATGGACCGGGGAGGCTGACCGAACGCTCTCGCGGCCAGTCGATGAAACCCGCTCGATCACGTGGCGGGTGGCACCGCCGTACCACAAAGTCGCGCGCCAAATCGCGGTTTTCGCGATACGCGCCTGGCTCGCCGGCAACCTATAAGGAACGTGAATGCAGCCTCGGCGTCTCGCCACGGAGAGAATAGCGAGCTCCGCGGCGATCGTCCCGTGCCCGCTCGCGTGCGCGCAGACCCCCTCGTGCACTGCCAAGGGCCGCTCGTGAGCGGGCGCGGGCCAGAAGCGCTCGAGGTGACGCGCCGGCAGCTCTTGAAGGCCGCGGCCGCCGCCGCCCTCGCCTGGAGGGCGGCGCCGTGGGCCGTACGGCCGCCCGCCGCCTTCGCCCAGGTGTCGAGCGACCCGGCCACCGTGGCAACGCTCGAGGCGTTCGCCGACACCCTCATCCCGGGCGAGAAGCGCTCGCCCACCGATCGTGCCATCGCTGGCGCCGCATCCGGCCCCGGCGCGGTACAGGCGGGCGCGCTCGATATGATGGGCTTCCCCGCGGCCGGGGCGGGTCCGGCCCTTCCCGCGCTGGCAGCGGGGCTCAACGCACGCGCGACAGCCTTCGCGGCCGCGCACGGCATCGTGCTCGACCCCACCGTTCCGCCGCTCGTGTCGCTCGACTTCGCGCAGCGCACGGCGCTCCTCGTCCAGATCCTCGACGGCAACGATCCCGACCAGCTCGCCTACTTCGCGCTCGCGGGCCTGGCCTTCATCGCCTACCACACGGCCGGGCACCTCCACCTCGCCGACGCCGTGCGCGGCGGGCATCCGGGCCTGGCGGCCATCGGGTTCCCGCAACCCGACCCCGACGACCTCTGGCGCTTTCCCGAGTTCTCCTACGGGCGGCAGCTCGCCAGTACGGACCCGCGGACCACGAGGGGCGGCAATCCTCCCTGATGGCGGTCGAGACGAGAGACGTAGTGGTGATCGGCACCGGCTTCGGCGGGTCCATCCCCGGCTACTACCTCGCCGCCGGCGGCGCCAGTGTCGTCATGCTCGAGCGCGGCCCGCGCCTGGGCACCGAGGAGTTCACCCACGACCTCCAGATCGGCACCTACACGCGCATCGTCGACCTGATCCGCAACGACGGCGTCGAAGTGGCTGCGGGCAACTGCGTGGGCGGGTCGAGCGTCGTGTACTTCGCGGCCTCGCTGCGCGCGCCGAGCTTCGTCTTCGAGCGCAGCGGGACGCTCGGGCGCCGCATCTGGCCGGCGACGATCAGCCGACGGACGCTCGATCACTGGTACGAGCGCGTGGAGCGCATCCTCCCGGTGAGCGAGCAGCCCTGGGAGCAGATCCCCTATGCGGGCGGCGTGTGGGCCGCGGCCTGCAGTCGCGCCGGGCACACCTGCAACCCGGTGCCGGTCGCGGTGGACCTCGGGCGCTGCACCAACTGCAACTTCATGCTGAACGGCTGCCGCTTCGGCGCCAAGCGCTCGATGCTCCTCAACTACATCCCCGCCGCGGAGGCGTGCGGCGCGGAGATCCGCCCGCTGCACGAGGTCGAGTCGATCGGGCCGGCCTCGACCCCCGGCTACCGCTACGCCGTCAACTATCTGCAGCTCGACCCGGACGACTACCGCGTCTCGACCGGCGGCGGCACGATCGAGGCGAAGCTCGTGATCCTCGCCGCCGGCGCCATGGGCACGCCGGTCATCCTCCAGCGCTCGGCGCCCCTGCTCGGCCCGATGCCCGCGGCGGTCGGGCGCCATTTCTCCCCCAACGGCGACCGGGTGTCGATGGCGCTCCTCGACGAGACGAAGGTGCACGACCTCCTCGGCCTCGAGCGCGCCCCGGGCGTTGCGTACGACGCCTACTTCGTCGGCCGGCCGATCACGACGATCACCTACGACTACCTCGATGCGACGCTCCCGGAGTTCGAGCGGTTCTCGCTCGAGCAGATCTACTTCCCGCCCATCGTGAACATCGTGCCCGAGGACGGGATCGACGGCCCGCCGGTGTGGTTCGGCGTCGACAAGCGGACGCTCACCTCGCGCTGGCGCTCCTGGCTCTCGGTGCTCCACATGACCGAGGACAACAACGAGGGCGTCTTCGGCCCGCCGCCGCCGACGGGCAACTTCGTGCGCATCTCGGTCGCGGCCGGGGTCGGCCAGATCACCTACCAGGTCTCGCCCGAGACGCAGCGGGGCTTCGACCTCTCGGACGCCGCGACCCGCGCCATCGTCGAGCAGGACGGCCTCGGACGGCACCTCCTCTGGCTGGGCGACCGCAACACGCTCAGCGCCCACCCGCTCTCGTCGTGCCGCATGGGCGACGACCCGGCCACCTCGGCCCTCGACGACCGGAACGAGCTGCGCGGCCACCCCGGCATCTTCGTGACCGACGCCTCC contains:
- a CDS encoding MBL fold metallo-hydrolase; protein product: MSRRPAIRNTGALRQRPDCLSPADRHNADSVRPVAILAALLIAWSGLPAHAGAPRDGDVFTNTAGSRPWPGPDITLPFFARKAWTSLVGRDGAAPRVPYDRAAMLENPSLTWIGHSTLLVRMDGVTFMTDPIFSERASPVSFAGPKRLVPPGVPLDELPPIDFVTLSHDHYDHTDLASIEALARRGTRFVAGLRMGDLVRDVGGEVVELDWGESVQMGAVRVHCVPAQHFSGRSIVGHGRRLWAGWVIEGPTRRFYHAGDSGYFDGFRALRERFGRIDVAALPIGAYEPAEIMRFVHLDPDEAVRAALDLEARHTVAMHWGTFDLTDEPPDEPPRRFRAAAEAANLGPDRAWVLAVGETRRW
- a CDS encoding glutathione S-transferase, with translation MRVELYYWPTIQGRGEFVRLLLEEAGADYVDVARAKGGVAAMMRFLEGEEPGALPFAPPFVKGGDAVVSQTANILAHLAPKFGLVPDAEALRAEASQIQLTIADFVGEIHDTHHPIAGGLYYEDQKREAKRRAQDFVQERMPKYLGWLEDLLARNEKSEGRWLVGRDLTYVDLSAFQVIEGLRYAFPNAMARIEPKIPRLVALRDRVAQRPRIATYLTSERRLPFNQQGIFRRYPELDAPAPRRVARGARGRKGRR
- a CDS encoding long-chain fatty acid--CoA ligase; translated protein: MAEHFDSLVDLGEKSCAKHAARDLFGTKTGSDWTWTTYAQFKGQVDACRAGLAHLGVGRGDKVAIVSDNRTEWAVACYATYGRAAAFVPMYEAQKADEWAFILEDSACKVVLGAKKATYEKLVALQKDLPALTRVIGIDLPTDHPASFQTLLAAGAGTPVPAERPTPADTAGLIYTSGTTGKPKGVILSHGNICSNINAIHDVFVFTTDDRSLSFLPWAHSFGQTCELHGLLSMGCSIAINDEIPNLIANLALVKPTILFAVPRIFNRIYAGVNEQIAERPAVIQALFRRGIAAATRQRRGESLGLADRLVLLLADRLIFSSIRARFGGRLKYAVSGSAALNPDVANFIDALGIEVYEGYGLTETSPIATANYPGHRKIGSVGKPIPGVRIVIDRVVTGDDQHGEIVIYGPNVMQGYHNRPDENAAVLMPDGGFRSGDMGYLAPDGYLYITGRIKEQYKLETGKYVVPSPLEEELKLSPYIANVMLHGANKPFNVALIVPDAEAVGRWVRENGVGTGEVTNNERVRELIADEIKKHSGSFKSYERPEKFVLVSEDFTVDNGMLTPTLKVKRRSVLARYQKQLEALY
- a CDS encoding GMC family oxidoreductase, with protein sequence MMAVETRDVVVIGTGFGGSIPGYYLAAGGASVVMLERGPRLGTEEFTHDLQIGTYTRIVDLIRNDGVEVAAGNCVGGSSVVYFAASLRAPSFVFERSGTLGRRIWPATISRRTLDHWYERVERILPVSEQPWEQIPYAGGVWAAACSRAGHTCNPVPVAVDLGRCTNCNFMLNGCRFGAKRSMLLNYIPAAEACGAEIRPLHEVESIGPASTPGYRYAVNYLQLDPDDYRVSTGGGTIEAKLVILAAGAMGTPVILQRSAPLLGPMPAAVGRHFSPNGDRVSMALLDETKVHDLLGLERAPGVAYDAYFVGRPITTITYDYLDATLPEFERFSLEQIYFPPIVNIVPEDGIDGPPVWFGVDKRTLTSRWRSWLSVLHMTEDNNEGVFGPPPPTGNFVRISVAAGVGQITYQVSPETQRGFDLSDAATRAIVEQDGLGRHLLWLGDRNTLSAHPLSSCRMGDDPATSALDDRNELRGHPGIFVTDASAVPTSLCVNPSLTVAALAERASALLLRRAGDYGVTVAPGSARWW
- a CDS encoding regulator codes for the protein MSSDPATVATLEAFADTLIPGEKRSPTDRAIAGAASGPGAVQAGALDMMGFPAAGAGPALPALAAGLNARATAFAAAHGIVLDPTVPPLVSLDFAQRTALLVQILDGNDPDQLAYFALAGLAFIAYHTAGHLHLADAVRGGHPGLAAIGFPQPDPDDLWRFPEFSYGRQLASTDPRTTRGGNPP
- a CDS encoding PDZ domain-containing protein, with protein sequence MGRSPLALAAVLLGAGFAAAASGASGFAFNPVSVQLGVRLIETTAQLREALGVEADRGALVLEVDPEGPARKAGLRAGDVLTRVAGKPVGDAADVLDAVDDHVPGDKVPVDYVRHGKVESTRVALAPARGSRMRLGRWSFQVPGFELPPDVERELRRFRERVERQLKDLDERLRRLESDERPDRTGY